In a single window of the Luteibacter rhizovicinus DSM 16549 genome:
- a CDS encoding DUF2058 family protein produces MAESLRDQLLKSGLVKEVREEKRTSAPPRQASSDAAKGGRTSAGSGQPYAGNNPRQGAKPAQGGRPQQGGKPQQGGRPPQGNRPQGGGRPQQGGKPGAGGQPRPPRTDGEIDLAKAYAIRAQTDATERRRLEAEAAEQARLRKERKRKVEELLKGKALNLADADQVRHFPYGEKIRRVHVDAAQLVAINAGELGVVQQGGRYLVVDKGVISELQELAPEFIALLVDPNAVSESDDGVPDDLMW; encoded by the coding sequence ATGGCAGAGTCCCTGCGCGACCAGTTACTGAAGAGCGGCCTCGTCAAGGAGGTCCGCGAAGAAAAAAGGACGTCCGCACCGCCGCGGCAAGCGAGTTCCGATGCTGCCAAGGGCGGCCGGACATCCGCCGGCAGCGGCCAGCCGTACGCGGGCAACAATCCGCGTCAGGGTGCGAAGCCCGCACAGGGTGGTCGGCCGCAGCAGGGTGGCAAGCCCCAGCAAGGCGGCCGTCCGCCGCAGGGCAACCGGCCCCAGGGTGGTGGCCGACCGCAGCAGGGCGGTAAGCCCGGTGCGGGTGGACAGCCTCGTCCGCCGCGTACGGACGGCGAGATCGACCTGGCCAAGGCCTACGCCATCCGCGCGCAGACCGATGCGACCGAGCGTCGCCGTCTCGAGGCCGAGGCGGCCGAGCAGGCCCGGTTGCGCAAGGAGAGGAAGCGCAAGGTCGAAGAACTCCTGAAGGGGAAGGCCCTGAACCTCGCCGATGCCGATCAGGTTCGTCATTTCCCTTATGGCGAGAAGATCCGCCGCGTCCACGTGGATGCGGCCCAGTTGGTCGCGATCAACGCGGGCGAACTGGGCGTCGTGCAGCAGGGTGGTCGCTATCTTGTCGTCGACAAGGGGGTCATCTCGGAGCTGCAGGAATTGGCGCCGGAGTTCATTGCGCTACTGGTCGATCCGAACGCGGTGAG
- a CDS encoding FKBP-type peptidyl-prolyl cis-trans isomerase, with amino-acid sequence MKQFLRPTMTAVALAVALGTAAGASAQAAKPAAAGAGTVDKQKASYVVGWDLASSLPPLVAKEVDAATVAKALQAALSGQKPTMTEAEAKTVREAFVAQLKVKAEAEYNKVAAQNKSEGDAFLAKNKSAAGVKVTASGLQYQVVQAGTGARPGPNDMVSINYTGTFVNGEKFDASADHQPAGPASIPLQAVIPGFREGLQLMQTGGKYKLFIPSNIAYGAKPENGFPPNATIIFDVELLKTGPAPAGQGPGGPGAGAPGGK; translated from the coding sequence ATGAAGCAATTTTTGCGTCCCACGATGACGGCCGTCGCCCTGGCGGTTGCGCTGGGTACTGCCGCGGGCGCATCCGCCCAGGCAGCCAAGCCGGCTGCTGCTGGTGCGGGCACCGTTGATAAGCAGAAGGCCAGCTACGTCGTGGGTTGGGACCTTGCCAGCTCGCTGCCGCCGCTCGTCGCGAAAGAAGTGGATGCCGCTACGGTCGCCAAGGCCCTGCAGGCTGCTCTGTCCGGCCAGAAGCCGACCATGACCGAAGCCGAAGCCAAGACGGTCCGCGAAGCCTTCGTGGCCCAGCTGAAGGTCAAGGCCGAAGCCGAGTACAACAAGGTTGCAGCCCAGAACAAGTCGGAAGGCGATGCTTTCCTGGCCAAGAACAAGAGCGCCGCTGGCGTGAAGGTCACGGCATCGGGCCTGCAGTACCAGGTTGTCCAGGCAGGTACCGGCGCACGTCCGGGCCCGAACGACATGGTCTCGATCAACTACACCGGTACGTTCGTGAACGGCGAGAAGTTCGACGCGTCGGCTGACCATCAGCCTGCCGGTCCGGCTTCGATCCCGCTCCAGGCGGTGATTCCGGGCTTCCGCGAAGGCCTGCAGCTGATGCAGACCGGCGGCAAGTACAAGCTCTTCATCCCGTCGAACATCGCTTACGGCGCCAAGCCGGAAAACGGCTTCCCGCCGAATGCGACGATCATCTTCGACGTCGAGCTGCTCAAGACCGGTCCGGCTCCTGCCGGCCAGGGTCCGGGTGGTCCGGGCGCCGGCGCTCCGGGCGGCAAGTAA
- a CDS encoding UDP-glucose dehydrogenase family protein has product MKVTIFGTGYVGLVTGTCLAEMGNHVVCVDVDAGKVDRLKAGDIPIYEPGLEPMVVRNHGDGRLDFTTDAVPAVGHGEVVFIAVGTPPDEDGSADLQYVLAVAKTIGDNIDRYTVVVNKSTVPVGTADRVRGAVSARLQARGVEIPFDVVSNPEFLKEGDAVEDCMRPDRIIVGASSPKAIAVLRKLYAPFNRNHDRMVVMDERSAELTKYAANAMLATKISFMNEIANIAEHVGADVELVRQGIGADPRIGYHFIYPGAGYGGSCFPKDVQALARTAHAVGYDARLLDAVEAVNNSQKSRLFALLSRHFGGELKGRTIALWGLAFKPNTDDMREASSRRLMEQLWEAGARVRAFDPEAADETRRIYGERDDLRLVDRPYEAIDGADALMIVTEWKAFRAPDFARVKSLLTIPVIFDGRNLYDPATVEEAGIAYYGIGRGRSLVGRHDD; this is encoded by the coding sequence ATGAAAGTCACGATCTTCGGCACCGGCTACGTCGGTCTCGTCACCGGCACCTGCCTTGCGGAGATGGGCAACCATGTCGTCTGCGTGGATGTGGATGCAGGCAAGGTCGATCGCCTGAAAGCCGGCGACATCCCGATCTACGAGCCGGGCCTGGAGCCGATGGTCGTCCGCAATCACGGGGACGGGCGCCTGGATTTCACCACCGATGCCGTCCCCGCCGTGGGCCACGGTGAGGTGGTCTTCATCGCTGTCGGCACACCGCCGGACGAAGACGGCAGTGCGGATCTCCAGTATGTGCTTGCCGTCGCGAAAACCATTGGCGACAACATTGACCGCTATACGGTCGTGGTGAACAAGTCGACCGTTCCGGTCGGCACGGCCGATCGTGTACGCGGAGCCGTGTCCGCGCGGTTGCAGGCGCGAGGTGTCGAGATTCCCTTCGACGTGGTCTCCAATCCCGAATTCCTGAAGGAAGGCGATGCGGTCGAAGACTGCATGCGTCCGGACCGGATCATCGTCGGTGCGTCGAGCCCCAAAGCGATCGCCGTGCTGCGCAAGCTGTATGCGCCATTCAACCGCAATCACGATCGCATGGTGGTGATGGACGAGCGCTCGGCTGAGCTGACCAAGTACGCCGCCAACGCCATGCTCGCGACCAAGATCAGTTTCATGAACGAGATCGCGAACATCGCCGAGCATGTCGGCGCGGACGTGGAGCTCGTGCGCCAGGGCATCGGCGCGGACCCGCGCATCGGCTATCACTTCATTTATCCCGGTGCCGGCTACGGTGGCTCGTGTTTCCCGAAGGATGTGCAGGCGCTGGCGCGCACGGCGCACGCGGTCGGTTACGACGCCCGGCTGCTCGACGCCGTGGAAGCGGTGAACAACTCGCAGAAGTCCCGTCTGTTCGCGCTCCTGTCGCGTCACTTCGGCGGCGAACTGAAAGGGCGGACCATCGCGCTCTGGGGGCTCGCCTTCAAGCCGAACACGGACGACATGCGCGAGGCGTCGAGTCGTCGCCTGATGGAGCAGCTGTGGGAGGCGGGTGCCCGGGTAAGGGCCTTCGATCCGGAGGCGGCGGATGAAACCCGCCGCATTTACGGGGAGCGTGACGATCTGCGCCTGGTCGATCGTCCGTACGAGGCGATCGACGGTGCCGATGCGTTGATGATCGTCACCGAGTGGAAGGCGTTCCGTGCCCCGGACTTCGCGCGCGTCAAATCGCTGCTGACGATCCCGGTGATCTTCGACGGCCGGAATCTGTACGATCCGGCCACGGTCGAGGAAGCCGGCATCGCCTATTACGGCATCGGCCGCGGCCGCAGCCTGGTGGGACGTCACGATGACTGA
- a CDS encoding SlyX family protein: MTETDDRMMELEMRLAFIDDTVNGLSSADTEIARRLDRLERALRDLRSDLMNMRAGLGSDNANEPPPPHY, encoded by the coding sequence ATGACTGAGACGGACGATCGCATGATGGAGCTCGAGATGCGTCTCGCCTTCATCGACGATACGGTCAACGGGCTGTCATCGGCAGACACCGAGATAGCCCGACGACTGGATCGACTGGAGAGGGCGTTGCGCGACCTGCGTTCCGACCTCATGAACATGCGTGCGGGACTTGGCAGCGACAACGCCAACGAGCCCCCGCCGCCGCATTACTGA